The Elgaria multicarinata webbii isolate HBS135686 ecotype San Diego chromosome 1, rElgMul1.1.pri, whole genome shotgun sequence genome includes the window tgatctcattttttgataggataacctcccttgtggactgtgggaatgctgtggacgtcatatatcttgacttcagcaaagcttttgacaaagtaccacatgacattctgattaacaaactagctaaaagtgggctagatggaacaactattaggtggatccacagttggctacagaatcggactcaaagagtacttatcaatggagccttctcaaactggggagaggcaacgagtggggtgccgcagggctcagtcctgggcccagtgctcttcaacatctttattaatgatttggacgaggaggtgcagggaacgctgatcaaatttgcagatgacacaaaattgggtgggatagctaataccctggaagacagaaacaaacttcaaagtgatcttgataggctggagtgctgggctgaaaacaacagaatgaaatttaatagggataaattccaagttctacatttagggaatagaaaccaaatgcacagttacaagatggggaacacttggctcagcaatactacaaacgagaaagatcttggaattgttgtagatcacaagctgaatatgagccaacagtgcgatatggctgcaagaaaggcaaatgctattttgggctgcattaatagaagtatagcttccaaatcacgtgaggtactggttcctctctattcggccctggttaggcctcatctagagtattgcgtccagttctgggctccacaattcaagaaggacgcagacaagctggagcgtgttcagaagagggcaaccaggatgatcagaggtctagaaacaaagccctatgaagagagactgaaagaactgggcatgtttagcctggagaagagaagattgaggggagacatgatagcagtcttcaaatacttaaaaggttgtcacacagaggagggccaggatctcttctcgatcctcccagagtgcaggacacggaataacgggttcaagttaaaagaagccagattccggctggacatcaggaaaaacttcctgactgttagagcagtgcgacaatggaatcagctacctagggaggttgtgggctctcccacactagaggcattcaagaggcagctggacaaccatctgtcagggatgctttagggtggattcctgcattgagcagggggttggactcgatggccttgtaggccccttccaactctgctattctatgattctatgaatagtgaGACAATCGCCAGAGAGTGGCCAATGGGTGTACATTCCCCAGCTAAAGCACTGATTTGTCCATCTAATaattcacagacacacacacaccaggctttttaaTGTGGCATGAccacttccatttaaaaaataagagctgggcaggatctacactactgctttataatggtttataacagtattgacaactgtttggactcaggacacattccatataccgttttcaacccgttttcaaagtgtaatgtcctgcttggtgtaaaccTGGCCCTGGTTTTAACAGAAAATGTCTAGTGGTATATAGTGATTCTACAATGTGGTAGTGGTCCAAACTTCGCCAATTTGACCTGTGCCTTCCAAACTGCCCCTgtcttagtgtgtgtgtgcgtgtgtgtgtgtggcgggggtcAATACCATGTTTAAATCATTCTGGGGAGATAATCTCCTTTAACTACTATCCCTGACTGTGAGCATAGTAGAATCCTGGGAATATATTAAGGAATATACTGGTCCTTCTAAGATGCTCCTTCTACGTAGGTAGAAGTCTCAAAAATAACTGCTCTTTATAGGATTATAACCTAAATACTCATAGACATTTAGACTAGGCAACAGGTTTATAAAAGCTTTGACTGGTATGAGAAGAGCAAAACGTCTGTTCAATTTCTTATGGCCTTATTTGGAAATGTGATTGCGCCATCTAGTGAGAAACATTATGACCTCAAGCAATGTAGATTTTGCCACATTTCCATTGTCAGTAAAGAGTTAGCATGCCAGAGTACAGCAAATATTTGCTAAGCAACAAATGTACTTAGAAGCAAGTTAGCAGCCTCTTTGGGTTGCTCAACCATTCCTTGCAAATGTTGTGATCAAGATAGATTTTTCATTGCTCTGTTGTAAATCTTCAGATCTGAAGAGGTGGGGAACACccctgttaggcagagtgaggcagctgctaaCTTCAGGCTTCATTAAATAATAGCAAATCACCTATCTTAAAGGTATTATTAGATCATTATTGCATGCAGAGGCATATTTTAGACCTTCCAATTCGTACAGACCTGCTCCAAACCTTTTGGTACCCTATTTGGGATCTACCATTGTAAATGCACCCCAGGGGTCATCTATGGCAGCTCCCTAGGAACTCAATAACCTGATTTTGCTGCTCATCTAGGACTgcaaactttggggggggggccttTCCAAGCATGTGGCAGGCTACAGtacatcaaaatggagaggcagataagaaataaattgatgatgatgatgatgatgatgatgatgatgatgatgatggatggacTGTGTTTGGCCATCAGTTGTGCAGGCCTTGTCTTGGGTCAGCTCTGGATTTGATGCAGCAATTTATAAACAGCATGTAGTCATGGCTCCACCATCTAATTACCTCATACTGGGTGAGGAGGAGAACTGTACACTACACACTAGATCATTTATTTGccagtttaactgtcatggcttctccCAAACATATCTTGGGAATTTCAAGAGATGGCAGTGGGATCCATGCCTTAGTTACAACAGGATGATTGCAGCAATACGCTCTATGTGGGGGTTTCCTTGAGAAGTGTCCGGAAACTTCAAAttgttcaaaatgcagcagctagaaggCAGGTACCAGGAGCAGGTTACTCCTGAAACAACTGCATCAGCTCCCGGATTGTTagcaagcccaattcaaagtgctgtttttcacCTTTAAAGTACGAAAGAATTCAGGACCAGggtatctgaaggaccacctcatCCTCGTCTGTGAGCTTGTCAGTGTCCACACGTTGAGAGCATGTCATTCTGGGTTACAAACTCACATTTGAGGGGAACAAGGAAGATTCCGTTGCAGTAAAATCTTTGGCCTTTAATCTCTTGAGCCTTTTCTCATGGCCTACATTGCTTGCAGGGTGTGTggcttttatagtatttttattgcACCTTGTTTGTGAGCCAACTTTGAACTTAGGAAAGGCAGAGCATgtatagtttaaataaatatataatagaaATGTGTAGTTAAGAGCCCAGAATTCTCTTAGGACGTAGGGGGTGCCAGTTGTGTCTTTGGACTTCTGGACCAACCAGCCGCCAAATGAAGAGGGCTGTCCCTGTTCCAGTTTTTCTCTGCACATTAATTTAATTCTCCCCCCAGTAAAATAATTGTTTATATTTGCAGGGGGGCAGAAGAGGTGTGCGGTTAGGTgtatataatattaaaaatggcCCAGCCTGCCATTTTACTGTCTCCTGGTCTAGCGTGAGATGTCCTTGTTCGTGGAAGGCCACTCCAGCTGCCTCAGACCCAACTCAGCAGAGCCCAGGGGCCCGGCCTGCTTTGGGATCTGGTGAGGGCTGCCTGCCACCTCACTGCCCATCCACCACTCTCACCAAAATGCTCTCACCACTATGTACTACTGTCACTGCCCAGCCCCCACTGCTTGTCTGCACTAGTCATTCTTGCCTGAGATGTCAGGTTAACTAATTCAGATGGAAATCTGGAGGGAAATTCTGGGATGGAGCTTCCTGGCTGGACTGCTCACGTAGGCCCCCATGCCTGCTCCCAGTGCGGGCAAAGTCTGCCAGCTGCAGGATGGTAATGCAGTTTGTTGGCAGGAGCACAGGAGCTACTTCAACAAGGCCCAaaggtgccctcctctcccttgccagtgagtgaaagtgtgcattttgtccTTGGGGCTTGTCCTGTGTGAGTGTGTCAGGTATGGATTAGGGTTGGATGGGTTAGGTATTTATACCACACCCCTCAACCAAattccagggcagcttacaaaatacaataaatgtaACACAGTGacgtaaaaacataaaacaccaGCCAAGATGAAGCAAATCTAGCTAAATCTAGCCTGTGTTTGCCTGGTGTCAAAAAGCCATCAAAGTAGGTGTAAGCACCACAGCGTAGAGCATGCCACAATTtgggcaccaccactgagaaggccctttccctggaAACATCTGCCGTACCTCATATGGCAAAGGAACACAAAGGAACGACCTCTGGTGAAGGTCGTAGTACAGGGGTAGAGAACttatgcccctccagatgttgttggactcaaactctcatcagccccagccagtctggccaatggtcaaggatgatgggagttgtggtccaacctctggagggccacaggttctccacccttGTCTTACTGTACCAAAAGGCACATGTGAAGACAGGCATCCTTTAGTTAACCTGTTTCCAAGTCATAAAGTGCTTTCAAGGGCAACTCCTACACTTTGAACTAAGCACGGAGACAGAGTGGGAGCAAGCCAATATGTATGGAttgtggtgtgtgagagagataatAGACGCCCTCTTCCCAATGCATGTACTAGAATATCTTATTTCAAGAGTTGGCTTCCATACTATCCAAATCGTTAAAGTTCCCAGTTCCTTGGGGTGAGAGAATCACTGTTTAAAGACTTGAATTGTGTGGTGTAAGAATGTTCTTAAACTAATGATTGCTAGTGGGATACTGCTGTGTTTTAATgaactttttcccccttttttcccctttttttttaggtgaTGATCAGCACAAGCAGAGGTGCCTGGGTGATAAGCCGTGTGTTCGATAATGGCTACCCTTGGGACATGGTGTTCTTAACCCGTTTTATGAACATTGTCCGAAATAGCCTTCCTGCAAGCGTCACGGCATGGCTGCTTGCGAGCCGAGCTAACCAGTGGTTTAACCATGCAAACTATGGCATAATTCCAAAAGACAGGTACTTGGTGTAAACTGGGTGTTGAGAGGGCAGGGACCATAAAGACAGAAAATGGAAATAGATATATACAGCATGTATGCATGTGTAGAAAAGGTGGAAGTGAAGTGAATTCCCAAAAAAGCATTCACCAGGAGGTCCAATTGAACAAAACCTGGGAGAAAGGGTGCTTCCATAAAATGGAGGCAAGGAGTGTTGGCGCCTCAGACAGAAAATCCAAAAAAAACCTCCTCGATTAACACAAGGCTTTCATTGTGTGCTTATGATTGCTCACTAAATGataatttgtgggtcctttacatgatgtcgtccTGCAGGGCCTCTTCTGTTCTTTGCAAcattattttgtgtgtggggtggtggtggttagataGAGAAAAGTGTAGGAGAAGGATAAAAGCATcgtgtagaaatgccctaagccttatttaaataaatgggaGCACTTTTAATGAGGCTTGGGCAGGAGAACTTCCTCTTGGATCATATATGCCTGCCTTCCAGTCTGGCACCCTGATGCCCAAAATCTCCCTCCAGAGGCTGCTGCCTCACTTTGCTACACATTAAGGTCATTTTTGCCTTTAAGCACAGGGCAAGGTCATTTTTGCCTTTAAGCAcagcactagaggccttcaagaggcagctggacaaccacctgtcaggggtgctttagggtggattcctgcattgagcagggggttggactcgatggccttgtaggccccttccaactctgcgattctatgattctatgacaacagCAGAGGACTCTTGCTTTCACACCTTGCTTGTAGGCACCCTGGCTGGTCCCTGTTGGAAACAAAACCCTGGGTTGTATCCTGCAGGGCTATTCTCATATTGTTGGAAGGAATAGTAATAAAATGAAAGGCAGAGAAAAAAGGAGTCTGGGGGACTACCTTTCGTGTATATCATCTTGTAAAACCAACATAACACACTGAACTATTACATCTCCACGGCACCCAATATATTAATCTGAGTGTCTTGTATTCTTCCCTCTAAGGTCTGTGATGAGAGAGCCGGTGTTAAATGATGAAATCCCTGCATGCATCATCACTGGGAAGATCACTGTTAGGCCCGATGTAAAGGAGTTCAAAGAAAATTCTGTCGTCTTCGTAAACACTCCTGGTGCAGAGGAAGTGGACGTGGCTGTCTTTGCCACTGGATACAAAGCTTCTTTTCCGTTCATTGATGAGTCAATCATCAAGGTTGAAAATAAACATGCTTCGTTGTACAAATACGTCTTTCCCCCTCAGCTGGAGAAACCCACACTTGCCATTATAGGCTTCCTCAGGCCCTTAGGGGCAGTCCTGCCAGTCGTGGAGACCCAAGCACGCTGGGCCACGCGTGTCTTTAAGGGTAGGTGGGATGAGATACAACAGCAGTCTAGGAGGCTCTGGGAGTATTTGTTATGTCTGTAACGTGCTGGGAGGGTGTCTTCAACTGGGGACCTGGCAGCTAGACCAGGTTACTTTAAAGATGGCCTATGAATAATTTTAGATAGAGGGGAGATAGGCACCTTATTCTCTGTGCCATGAAAGGAGCTGCTGGCCTGCTTTCAGATACATGGCAGCTCCATACCGCTATTATACATGCAATAGAGGGCAGTACTATAGCTACTGGTCAGCAGCAGTTAGGTTTTATGGGACTCAGAGGGCTATCACCTGACCTGACTCACTCAGGCCTATCAGTACAAAGAggctttttgtgcacatttcccctaatatatgcagtttttcaaatataaacatttttctAAGTGACATTCCCTAGTATAATGCCTTTTTTGAGCTTTTCCCCTAATTTACATGTTGTAACAGTCCGGGGCGTGGGCGGCTGGGAGCGCAGACTGAGTGCCGGGACCCGGGAGAgcgaaggtgtacagagactaacacacacacaagctgtctgGGATAGACCGGTTTACTTGTACAACCACAACATGGcgggagcaagaggcaggggcgAGGTTCCAGGGGCAACCCAGTGGTggagaccagagtccaacagggccagCGGTAGTAGCAAGTCCAGGATCGAACAAGGGTTCAAAAGCAAGCTCCAACCTGAGTTcagacagggccagaagcaagggtttggtccagggcacagtccaaggtcaggaacaaacaaggcacaCGGGAACAGGAGCCACGCACCACAGAAACGGTGTTACTGTGGTAAAAGCTGGAGCCACAATGTTGgtcttaaaggttgtcacacagaggagggccaggatctcttctcgatcctcccagagtgcaggacacggaataacgggctcaagttaaaggaagccagattccagctggatgtcaggaaaaacgtcctgacttttagagtagtatgacaatggaaccagttacctagggaggttgtgggatctcccacactacaggcattcaagaggcagctggacaaccatctgtcagggatgctttagggtggattcctgcattgagcagggggttggactcgatggcctcgtaggccccttccaactctgctattctatgattctatgaaatagccctgactctagctgctcccagctgcactgaattaacccaccatgaaccgctgctggccagggcctgagttctgccagcactctgcagcagagcagccctttgagcgcAGAGTCCTGGGTCCTGTAAGCACTCAGCAATAGTACTCCTGTCAAATGTTTTGTCTACATTTTTTGATTTGAGAAGGCTAAAAAAAGTGCAAACCTCACTATGTGACTGCATTCTGGTGTGTGAGTGCATTTGGGAACTGCAATGTACAATACCATGagcaacttttttggggggggggatggctctCTCATTTGTCACTTCTTATATTTCCCACACCAAGCAGAAGTTGATGCTTAGTTGGGCAGCTTGCTCCTCTGCCAAGAGACATccttcctttaattttttaatgtatttctttaaTGACTTGCTGAAATATCCCTCCTATCTTCTAGGCTTGTGTAAGTTGCCTCCAGTTGACATAATGATGGAGGAGGtcaatgaaaagaagaaaaacatgccCAACTGGTAAGCCCCTTTACAAGACCAAGACCATTAGCAGTAAGGATATGAATTAGAGGGTTGTCAGCTGACCAGAAAGAAACCTGGCCTGCTTTACTCCTACACCTTCAACATACACTTGATCTTCAGAAAGCAGCAGGTGAAGCTGTTCACAGTATAGAAGTACGCATTCTCATCTGCTAATGTCCGCACAACACACTACAGTTAAAGGCACATCTATTAAGGCCAGTGACAAACCTAGTCGCACCTACTGTGCAGATCAGTGGAGAGCGAGGAAGTTAAAATCCGTATGCTAAATAACAGTAGCAGGTCTCCTGTATCAGTCCATTGAGCAAACCTGAGCCAGAAGGTTTTATAGGGATCAGAGTGTTATCACCTGGCCCACACTGGCCTGTTGGTACAAAGAGGCTTTCTGGCTGGTCTCTCCTTTGGCTAGAGCTGGGCAGTGGGATACAGGCTTTATCCCCCTCTGCCATCAGGGCTTAGGCCCTGGCTCCTGAGAACACTTTGCAACAGAGAAAAGGGGTGTTAGACTAATTATTATACACTGCTGCAGTGTATTGCCTGATTGGATGCTTTCACTAATACTCATTGTGTATTCAGCAGCAGTTAATAAACTGAGCACAGGTATTCTGCTAGAAATTATAATCCTGGCTCAGAGAAGTTATAAAATTACAAACAAAACTAGTCATTCAAGGGAAGGGACTGGATAACCCTTAAAGCCTCTTGAAAATGCTTTGATTTTATAAGGTGAAGGCCCACGGTTTAGTTGgacagctcctgctttgcatgcaggtcaCAGGCATGATCCCAGGCATCTCCGGTCTTGAACGCACTCtgaagggctgggaaagacctttaCTTGAGATTTTGGAGAGGTTGCTCATCAGAACAGGCAATAATAGGATAGAGTAAGCACAGGTAGCCTAGTAACTCCCTTTTTAATGGGCCCTTGATATTGGCTGACTATCacgcctttaaaaagaaatagaaaaaaacccagcaaaatgGCATGCACCCAAGAACTACAGTTTCCAGGTTTTCCTTGCCAGGGAATTAAGGGCAGAATTTTCAGTATCGTGCCTTCTATTTACTGACTAATAAGTCATATTtatttcttcccttcccctccttttatgtTATTTGATTAAGGTTTGGCTTGTCCTTTGATGAGGTTCTCAAAACTGATTGCCTGATATACATGGATCAAATTGCctcctttattggcataaaacctAGCATACCAGCAATACTTCTCAAAGATCCAGAATTGGGCATGAAGATTTTCTTTGGGCCGTGTTCTTCCTACCAGTACCGTCTGACCGGACCTGGGAAGTGGGAGGGAGCCAGAGATGCCATCATGAGCCAGTGGAAGCGAACCCTGAAGCCAATAAGAACCCGAGTTGTAGAAGACTCTTCTAACATCTTTACATATATGCTTGCCATATTTGCTATCTTTGTGGGAATTTTCTTAAGTTTCAATTAATTCTGGCAGATCTACAGCAGCCTTAGCATCAGCTTTCTCAGTACATATTTTTGATTATATTCTACCTTGCAAAGAAGGAAAGACAAGCCTTTTGATAAGGGGACCATACAAAATTATATACACAGCCAAAATTTTAGACAGATATATTCAGATAATGTTATCTTTTTGTATCCAAATTTCAAAAAGATAGAAGAAACCTTTAACACCAATATATGAGACCAAACTGAAATCCATTTGTAAATTTGAAAATTAGTTACAGATCTAAAAGCCAGCTATTATATTTCTTAATTAAAATAGTAGCTttttgagagccagtatggtataatggttagagtgtcagactggggaGATGGGGGCTTAAATCCCAAATGAGCCATGAAGCTTACGTGATGACCTTTGACCAATCACTACcattcagcttaacctacctcacaggtttggtGTGAGAATGAAATGAGGAGGggttgagctccttgaaggaaagatggaatataagTATAGTAAATAATAAATCAGGAATGTTACTTTAAAATTCAAAACTTTGTATGCTAATTCAAAGCCTGAGTTTAAATGTTCCAACTTAGCAATTCTCAATGCAGACTGTttctcatttatttgtttatgtgcTATTTGCACTTCTGTGCACTAAACAAAGACATTTGCTTTGTATGCCTTGAATATTATAAATGCACAGGGCACTATTTCTATTCTTACTACATTTAGGATATTAATTTACTCTGTAAGATATAGTGCTATAGACACATTAAGAAGGTAGAAGCCAGACTGAAGTAGATCCAAAGTGTTTCTGGCCCAGAAACCTGTTTCTAACATCGGACAGCCAGTTGCCTCTGGGAAATCCATGCACTGGACATGAAGGCAATAACCATTTCCTGTTGATTCCACACACCcgagcaactggcattcagaggtggATTGCATCTGAACCTGGAGGTTTCATCTAGCTGTTATGGCTAATAGCCATTTGAGGCTGCAGTCCCTATGTCCACTTTTccaggagcaagccccattgaattcaatgggacttacttctaaaaagacatgtataggattgtgctgtcataGACCTATTGTAGTCTCTTTTTTAAAGTACTCTGAGACAATACAAGAAAGACATAggtctcttctcccaagcatcaTGGGTTTTCCTGGGATTTGGACTTGAATGCTCATGCACCCAATACTCCGagaatgggagggtgctattgcattcatgtcctgcttgtggacttctcatATCTCGTTGGCCACAGTCGGGACAAAATGCTGGCCTAGATTTGCCTTGGTTCTGTTCATATGTTCTCAGTTCTACAGCCCTTTTAACAAGAAAAACGCTTTACAAAATTTTGCTTCAGTCTTTTTTAAATCAAAGAATAGTTCAACAACTTTGAATGTCACCATTTCACAGTATATAGCACATGTTTTCAACTTGTAGAGGTACAGAAAGAAAAGTTAAGGTGATGACACATTTCTATATGGGGGGAAATTGATGTTAAAACAGAGTTGTTTATTCTATAAAGAGCCAAATTTATTATATAAATAGCCAAATCAATTAATCTTGTTTAAATTATATTAATCTTTCCATAAAGTaataaaaatcaaccaaagtAACACAAAGGTTTGTGTTTTCCTTCTTAATAGTAGGAACAGCTAGAATGTGCCATTTCGAGGCAAGTAAAAGTTTTACAGCTATTAAGATGATCCAAAGAAAGATTTGATGttctttagttatttatttttaatacaacAGTCTAAATATCCtaagaaaatatttttcaatCCATGGGGATATCATAGGTgttcacatgcaaattttatgtaaatctgtATACTCTTTCTGGGTCGTACATTCTTtgttttttggtgatgcgtaaATGACGTCACCTAGTGGCAGCAAGAATTCTGATTGCAAAATATTGAAAATCTACCAAAATTCCTTCTTTAAAGGACTAATTGCACAAAGTATGATATATCATGAATTTATAATTATGAACAAAATAGGGACTGAGAGAAGGATGTTGGGCAAGACTAGCCGGGTGCAGGGGGGATGAGTAGGTGCAGATGCAGTCTGGGTGGTGCTGCACCCATGTCTTGCTCATGGGTTCTCTGCAGGCAGCTCTTGGACCACTGTATAAACAGAACGCTAGAGTTGaagagcatggctcttcttatgctcttatgcaGTCACATACTGTATGGCCTGGTggctggcaaaccatggctgcctgcaaaggcttctgggtgaatggctgcttctagggtgaccataggcacCGGTTTACTCCGGTAACCAACGGGGAAACCGCACGATCCGGAGGATCCGGAGTGGGCTGCTgaaacaccggggcgggggggggggggactcggcCGCGGCCGCCCTTACTTGTCTGCAGCGTTTTTTTCGGGTGCAGCGGTGGCCATCTTTAGAATCGGCCTGCCCTGGCAAGGCAAGCGAGGCGAGGCAGAGGCGGGCGGAGGCGGCGAGGTGGACGGCAATCCGCGGCAAGTGCCGCCGCTTGTGGCGCCACCGCCGCTGTCACCACCGGCCCGCCGCCGCCAAGAACACACAAGCGGCAAGAACAAGCAGCGAGGCGagcggcgcggcgcggcgcggcctggcgcggcccgtcCCGGCGTGGCCACAGCGGCAAGGACaagcagcgaggcgggcggcgcggcccGGCACAGCCTGGCGCGGCGCAGCCTGGCACAGCGCGGCCCAGCGCGGCCTGGCACGGCCGCAGCGGCAAAGACaagcagcgaggcgggcggcgcggcgCGGCACAGCCCAGCGCAGCGCGGCCCGGCACAGCCCAGCGCGCCCGCAGCGGCAAAGACAAGTCCCAGGGCAGGCCGAACAagcaaggcggcggcggcgaggcggAGGTGTTGGAGGACGCCAAGACGCGGGGAACAGGACGGAAGCAGAGGCACAGGCTATACAAGCCAAGCGAGGCAGAGGCGGTGAGATGGGGGGGTGGAGGACAAGCCGCCACCACTTGTGCCGCTGTCCCGCCGCCGCCAAGACAAGACACGGCTCGGCTACTCGGCCGGGCCGCAAAAGAAGcatcgggggtggggaagcagcgtGGCCGTGGTGGGGGCCTGGCGGTGGTGGGCCAAGGTGCCAAGGACAACGTGGTGGTCTGGAAGAGAGGGCCGGCAGCAGCGCATGGACCAGCGCTGAATGCGGAAGGAAGGAGAACGAGGACATTACAGCCAcggaccaggcagcagcaggaggaggcagctgcaacatgggaaaaggtaggccgaggcaaggccaccatcctccttaacttggcatgggggtggtgaggaggaggggggagaggcttggacgtagggctagggaaaggcgtgggggggaggctagagcttgagaggtgggaccttcattgcttcagccactttaaaactggctatttgcaaTTAAGTTTTCAAGAGTCCCTGAAAAGAGTACCTTGGTTACCAGGAGGTAAGGAAACGAAGGAGGAAAATGCCTCAGGTCAGTTGCAAACAAATATGGGGAAgtaaaaagagatgatgatgatgatgatgataacgtaggctgaccatatgaaaaggaggacggggctcctgtatctttaacagattgaGAGGGGGGGCTtaattgcttcagccactttaaaactggctatttgcaagttttcaagacGTCCCTAGaaaaaaataaccttgatgataatggatggtgttggtaatattaataatgcttctccttgtcttggtgatgatgataatggatggtgatcccaatattaataatgcttctccttctcttggtgatgctgataatatgatattaataatgccagttatcctttacttttccacaccccaatataattccttgtgccatggagatcatagaatcatagaatagcag containing:
- the FMO1 gene encoding flavin-containing monooxygenase 1 — encoded protein: MTKTVAIVGAGVSGLASIKGCLDEGLQPTCFERSDDIGGVWRYTDYVEEGRASLYKTLVSNTCKEMSAFSDFPYPEDFPVFLPSARFLEYLGMYTKHFDLRKHIQFKTVVISIRKQPDFSTTGQWNVVTETNGKQTSAIFDAVMVCIGYLTDPSLPLSSFSGIDQFNGQYFHSRDYKNAEEFRDKRVLVIGMGNSGVDIAVDATHTAKKVMISTSRGAWVISRVFDNGYPWDMVFLTRFMNIVRNSLPASVTAWLLASRANQWFNHANYGIIPKDRSVMREPVLNDEIPACIITGKITVRPDVKEFKENSVVFVNTPGAEEVDVAVFATGYKASFPFIDESIIKVENKHASLYKYVFPPQLEKPTLAIIGFLRPLGAVLPVVETQARWATRVFKGLCKLPPVDIMMEEVNEKKKNMPNWFGLSFDEVLKTDCLIYMDQIASFIGIKPSIPAILLKDPELGMKIFFGPCSSYQYRLTGPGKWEGARDAIMSQWKRTLKPIRTRVVEDSSNIFTYMLAIFAIFVGIFLSFN